Proteins encoded in a region of the Zea mays cultivar B73 chromosome 4, Zm-B73-REFERENCE-NAM-5.0, whole genome shotgun sequence genome:
- the LOC103653566 gene encoding transmembrane protein 256 homolog produces MASSFLKTGGIVGGGDVGQYQLYDDLQARLEADTVGMAFSAATGPMLRHKVVAVSGVATLGLDTYDAHMFRPKNPTYKEVWHTASLYHLVHTAALLGAPITKRPNVFGGLLAAGIVLFSGTCYTVAYLEDRKFSSPAPLGGFAFIAAWASLLF; encoded by the exons ATGGCTTCTTCATTCTTGAAAACTGGAGGCATAGTGGGAGGAGGAGATGTCGGCCAGTACCAGCTCTACGACGACCTCCAGGCGCGACTGGAGGCAGACACCGTCGGGATGGCCTTTTCG GCGGCGACGGGTCCGATGCTAAGGCACAAGGTGGTCGCCGTCTCCG GGGTTGCCACTTTGGGGCTCGACACCTACGATGCGCACATGTTCCGCCCCAAGAACCCCACGTACAAAGAG GTTTGGCACACGGCGTCCCTGTACCATCTCGTCCACACCGCGGCGCTGCTAGGGGCGCCCATCACCAAGCGCCCCAACGTT TTCGGAGGGCTCCTCGCCGCTGGGATCGTGCTCTTCTCTGGAAC GTGCTACACCGTGGCTTATCTTGAAGACAGGAAGTTTTCTTCACCGGCACCATTGGGGGGCTTTGCCTTTATTGCTGCTTGGGCCAGCCTCCTCTTCTGA